A part of Saimiri boliviensis isolate mSaiBol1 chromosome 13, mSaiBol1.pri, whole genome shotgun sequence genomic DNA contains:
- the LOC104650357 gene encoding defensin alpha 5-like, with amino-acid sequence MRTLATLAAILLVALQAQAQPSLARADKIAAQEQPGAEDRDFAISFTRDASSDFRASGPGTRLMCSCRIGVCRLEESVYGTCTSDGIQYIFCCL; translated from the exons ATGAGGACCCTTGCCACCCTTGCTGCCATTCTCCTGGTTGCCCTCCAGGCCCAGGCTCAGCCATCCCTGGCAAGAGCTGACAAGATTGCAGCCCAGGAGCAGCCCGGGGCAGAGGACCGTGACTTTGCCATCTCCTTCACACGGGACGCAAGCTCGGATTTTAGAGCTTCAG GCCCAGGGACCCGCTTGATGTGCTCTTGCAGAATAGGAGTCTGTCGCCTTGAAGAAAGCGTGTATGGAACTTGCACCTCCGACGGCATCCAGTACATATTCTGCTGCCTCTGA